DNA from Chitinophaga pendula:
CATGAACAGCAACGCCCCGGTAATACCCCCCAGTAAATAAAGCGGTAACACCCGGCGATTGCCCAGGAAAGAACGAAACAGGTTACCAAACCAATACAGATTCAGCATGTTGAATAATATGTGGAAAATGGCCACATGGGAGAACATATAAGTGAACAGTCCCCAAGGCCGGCGTATAAACGCCTCCGGCGCCGCATGAAAAGCCATCTGATCATACAGGAAACCAAATACAGCACCTGAAGAGGGAGAAATATAGTTGACGAGCCGGGCTATACCCAGCAGGAGAAAAATAAGAATATTCCAGAAAAGCAGGTGGTTAACGGTATTGCCCTGCCTTAACCAGTAACTGACATCGGATTGAATAGAAGTGCCGTTCATACCTGAAAATTACAGCAAATTTTGATTTCAGACATCGAAAAAAAGCAGCCCTTTTATGCCACTATCTTTCTGTGTCAGTGGGTGTAACAGCCATGAAGATAACATAAAATCCGGCGGTAACGGCCCTGTCTATACGGGCTGCTACCACCTCCCTGCAAGGAAGGGGGGAGTAGGGCAAAATGGTATTGCTTTTGGCCATTTATGCCCAAATTTGCTACAAGAGACAGCAATATTTATAGTTTTGTAGTGCTATTTTAACTTGTCTAGCCGTGAGGAGAGTACCGGGCGGGCATGCCAGGTATTTATTCATTAATATATATATTGATGGTAAACTGTAATAGTCTAATATATCAGGAGATAGAAGGGGAGGGGCCTGCCGCCAGGGATCCGGTAGCAAAAAACCGTTAAAAAGCTGGTAAATAGGGCAGTTTGAATAGGTTAATACAGTAGAAAAGCGTATCTTTGCCCTCCCCTAAAAAGGGAGTCTCAGGATCGACATTCCTGGGATTTAAACCAAATTTATTCACAAAAGGAGGAACCAAATTTTGGCAGAAAACAACATTCCTAACGAACAAAACGCTGAACAACAGGCACCAGAGGCTACCGCCGTGGTGGAAACAGCGACAACAAATGTTCCTGTAGTTGAAACCGCTCACGATGATTTCGATTGGAGCGTAGACAAACGTAACGTATCTTCTTACAACAAAGAAGAGAAAGCAAAGTACGATCAAACGTACGAGAACACTTTTAAAGTGATCGAAGAAAACGGTCTGCTGACCGGTACCGTAGTGGGTCTGACTAAGACTGACGTGGTAATCAACATCGGCTTCAAATCTGATGGTCTCATCTCCCTCAACGAATTCCGTGACCTGCAAGGTCTGGCCGTAGGCGATGAAGTAGAAGTACTGGTAGTTGAAAAAGAAGACCGCGATGGTAACCTGCACCTGAGCCGTAAACAAGCTCGTATGCAACGTGCATGGGAGCGTATCGTGGAAGTGTACAAAACAGGCGAAGTGGTTACTGGTACCGTTACCAGCAAAACCAAAGGCGGCTTGATCGTAGATGTTTATGGTATGGAAACCTTCCTGCCAGGTTCTCAGATCGACGTTAAACCTGTTACTGACTACGATCAGTTCGTGGGTAAGACCATGGAGTTCAAGGTAGTGAAAGTAAACGAAGCTATCAGAAACGCAGTGGTATCTCACAAAGCACTCATCGAAAGCGATATCGAGCAACAAAGAGTGGATATTATCTCCAAACTGGAAAAAGGCCAGGTATTGGAAGGTACTATCAAAAATATCACCGACTTCGGTGCGTTCATCGACCTGGGCGGTCTGGACGGCCTGCTGTACATCACAGATATCAGCTGGGGACGTATCTCTCATCCAAGCGAAGTACTCAAAATGGATCAAAAGATCAATGTGGTGGTACTGGACTTCGACGACGAGAAAAAACGTATCAGCCTGGGTTACAAACAACTCACCCCTCACCCATGGGATACCCTGCCTGCAACCATCAGCGAAGGCGCGCGCGTAAAAGGCAAGGTAGTAAACATCGAAGACTACGGTGCATTCCTGGAAATCATGCCTGGCGTAGAAGGTCTGGTACACGTTTCCGAGATCTCCTGGGCTTCTACTCCTATCAATGCAAAAGAATTCTTCAAATTAGGCGAAGAATACGAAGCAGTGGTAGTTACCCTGAGCAAAGAAGAGCGTAAGATGAGCTTGTCTATCAAGCAACTGACCGAAGATCCTTGGGCTACTATCGAAACTAAATTCCCGCTGGACAGCCGTCACAAAGGCATCGTGAAAAATATCACTCCTTATGGCGTATTCGTTGAGCTGGAAACAGGTATCGGTGGCATGATCCACATCTCCGATCTCAGCTGGATCAAACGCTTCAACCACCCAAGTGAATACACTAAAGTGGGCAACGAAATCGAAGTAGTAATCCTCGGTATCGACAAAGACAACCGCAAACTTAGCCTCGGTCACAAACAAATCGAAGAAGATCCTTGGAACACCTTCGAAACTATCTTCCCGATCGGTTCTATCCACGAGGGTACCGTAGTGAAGAAAGACGACAAAGGTGCTACCGTTCAACTGCAATATGGCCTGGAAGCTTACGCTCCTGCTCGTCACCTGAGAACAGAAGACGAAAAACCAATCGCAGTAGAAGATGTGAAACCGTTCATGATCATCGAATTCGATCGTAGCGAAAAACGCATCCTGGTATCTCACAGCAAAGTATGGGAACAAGTGAAGGCTGAAGAGAAAGAAGCCGTAGTGAAAGAAAAACGTGCTGAAGCCGACAAAACCCGTAAAGCAGTGAAAAACATCCAAGGTAAGGTAG
Protein-coding regions in this window:
- the rpsA gene encoding 30S ribosomal protein S1 — encoded protein: MAENNIPNEQNAEQQAPEATAVVETATTNVPVVETAHDDFDWSVDKRNVSSYNKEEKAKYDQTYENTFKVIEENGLLTGTVVGLTKTDVVINIGFKSDGLISLNEFRDLQGLAVGDEVEVLVVEKEDRDGNLHLSRKQARMQRAWERIVEVYKTGEVVTGTVTSKTKGGLIVDVYGMETFLPGSQIDVKPVTDYDQFVGKTMEFKVVKVNEAIRNAVVSHKALIESDIEQQRVDIISKLEKGQVLEGTIKNITDFGAFIDLGGLDGLLYITDISWGRISHPSEVLKMDQKINVVVLDFDDEKKRISLGYKQLTPHPWDTLPATISEGARVKGKVVNIEDYGAFLEIMPGVEGLVHVSEISWASTPINAKEFFKLGEEYEAVVVTLSKEERKMSLSIKQLTEDPWATIETKFPLDSRHKGIVKNITPYGVFVELETGIGGMIHISDLSWIKRFNHPSEYTKVGNEIEVVILGIDKDNRKLSLGHKQIEEDPWNTFETIFPIGSIHEGTVVKKDDKGATVQLQYGLEAYAPARHLRTEDEKPIAVEDVKPFMIIEFDRSEKRILVSHSKVWEQVKAEEKEAVVKEKRAEADKTRKAVKNIQGKVEKATLGDLGALAELREKLKQSEGGEKKEGE